The genomic segment CCAAAATTGGAGCCACCGCCGCAGGGCGCAAAAATCATGTCGGGCCAATCACCGACTTTTTTAAACTGTTTTTTCGCTTCGAGGCCAATCACGGTTTGGTGAAGGACAACGTGATTCAGCACCGAACCAAGCGCGTAATTGGTATCCGAGCGGGAAGCGGCCTCTTCCACCGCCTCGGAAATGGCGATCCCCAGTGAACCCGGACAGTCGGGATCTTGCGCGAGGATGGTGCGACCAGCATTGGTCAGGTTAGTAGGACTGGCGAGAACCTCTGCGCCCCATGTTCGCATCATTGAGCGGCGGTAGGGTTTTTGGTGATAGCTCACCTTGACCATGTAGACGCGCACTTCCAGCCCGAACATCCGCCCAACCAAGGCCAACGACGAACCCCATTGACCCGCGCCGGTCTCAGTAGCGAGACGCTTGATTCCCGCCTGTTGGTTGTAATAAGCCTGGGCCACTGCGGTGTTAGGCTTGTGCGAACCCGCTGGGCTTACGCCCTCGTATTTATAGTAAATTTTGGCCGGAGTACCGAGAGCTGCTTCCAAGCGATAGGCGCGCATCATCGGAGACGGACGCCAAAGGCGGTAAATTTCACGTACTGGCTCAGGAATTTCGATCCAGCGTTGATCGCTTACTTCTTGTTCGATTAAGGCCATCGGGAAGATCGCGGCCAAGGCATCGGGACCGATTGGCTTGCCATCGGGACCGAGGACCGGAGCGGGGCGGTTAGGCATGTCCGCCACCACGTTATACCAGTGAGTTGGGATATCGGATTCGTCGAGCAAAATTTTTGTCTGTGGCATGGAGGCTCTTTAGCAATAGGTAATTTAGGAAAATAATTTTAACTCAAGTTGCTACCTATGAAGATGCGCAACCTAAGTTGCTACTTATGCCCATGAAGCCGTATTCCACCATGGGTATTTGTCGGTAATTACGAATTGCTTGC from the Gammaproteobacteria bacterium genome contains:
- the trpB gene encoding Tryptophan synthase beta chain 2, which translates into the protein MPQTKILLDESDIPTHWYNVVADMPNRPAPVLGPDGKPIGPDALAAIFPMALIEQEVSDQRWIEIPEPVREIYRLWRPSPMMRAYRLEAALGTPAKIYYKYEGVSPAGSHKPNTAVAQAYYNQQAGIKRLATETGAGQWGSSLALVGRMFGLEVRVYMVKVSYHQKPYRRSMMRTWGAEVLASPTNLTNAGRTILAQDPDCPGSLGIAISEAVEEAASRSDTNYALGSVLNHVVLHQTVIGLEAKKQFKKVGDWPDMIFAPCGGGSNFGGVGFPFLFDDSCGKTVRIVAVEPTSCPTLTRGHYAYDFGDSVGLTPLMKMYTLGHDFVPPGIHAGGLRYHGDSALVSQLCNEGLIEALAVPQLGTFEAGVLFARTEGIIPAPESNHAIHACIDEAIRCKQSGEPKTLFFNLSGHGHFDMSAYDQYFSGNLEDFDYPQEAIDAALHHLPQVAG